The region ACTCTCCGGCGGGTCTTTTCAATTTCCACAGCCATGAGGTTGATCGCCTTTTCCTTTGCCGCCAGGGCGATCAGCCGGGGAATGAGAGCGGCGAACCGCTCAAGTGCGACATCCAGGCTGCCGAGGGACGTGGCGAGACCGTAATTGACCGGCGATCCCCCCTGCTCCACCGTATAAACAGGAACCAGCACGCTCATGACATTCTGCCGGCCGACCTGGAGATTGCATTTCGCGCCGGAGATCATCAGGGCCTGTTCGAGCATGGCAGGCAGGGTCTGGGCACGGGCAAGGAGAAAGCTCTTGTAGCACTCCGCAAGTTCACCTTCGAGCTCCTCCCGGAGAACTTTACCTTCCCGGGCACGTTCAAGAAACGCCTTGATAAGGGCGTCCTGCTTGTCTTTGAGAAGCTTGTGACCCCGTTTTGCCACGACAAGGCGTTTTTTTAGCCTTGAAAGCTCCATCCTGTTGGGGTTTACATTCAACCGGGCCATGACACGGCTCCCTTACACTTTCCCAGGGACTGCTTCGGCCCTTTCCCCGTTGTTCAGCCTCGGCGAGAGGTACTTCTCAATGTAGGCATCCCGTACACGCTTCAGTTCCTTCACCGGGATGACGGTAAGGAGATCCCAGCCGAGCTCAAGGGTTTCCTCGTAGGTCCTGTTCTGGTATTCACCCTGGCGGACGTACTGGTCTTCGAACATATCGGCAAATTTCGCGAAGGCCTTGTCCTCCTCAGAGAGAGCTCCCTCACCGAGAATGACCGCAAGTTCCTTGGCTTCCTTGCCTCTGGCGTAGGCGGCGAAAAGCTGGTTCATAAGGTCGGCGTGATCTTCCCTTGTCTTGCCTTTCCCTATTCCCTTATCCTTGAGCCGTGAAAGAGAGGGCATGACGTCCACGGGAGGATATATGCCTTTCCTGTGAAGCGTCCGGCTCAGGATGATCTGTCCCTCGGTGATGTACCCCGTAAGGTCCGGTATGGGATGAGTCTTGTCGTCCTCAGGCATGGTAAGAATGGGAATCTGGGTGATGGAGCCGTTCTTTCCCTTGAGCCGTCCCGCTCTCTCGTACATGGTGGCGAGGTCTGTGTAGAGGTAGCCGGGGTAGCCTCTCCGGCCGGGAACTTCCTTTCGTGCCGCGGAGATTTCCCGGAGGGCTTCACAGTAGTTCGTGAGGTCCGTCAGGATGACCACGACGTGCATGTCATGTTCGAACGCAAGATATTCTGCAGCGGTGAGCGCAATACGGGGGGTCGTTATCCGTTCGATTGCCGGGTCGTCGGCAAGGTTGACGAACATGACGGTCCGCTGGATGGCGCCGGTTTTACGGAAGTCTTCCATGAAAAAGGAAGCCTCTTCGAAGGTGATTCCCATAGCGGCGAACACGACGGCGAAATCCTCGTGCCCGCTGATGACCGTCGCCTGCCTGGCAATCTGGGCTGCCATCCTGTTGTGGGGCAGGCCGCTTCCCGAGAAGATGGGAAGCTTCTGGCCGCGGACCATGGGGTTCATTCCGTCGATGGTGGAAATGCCCGTCTGGATGAACTCGGAAGGGAAATCCCGGGAGAAGGGATTCATGGGCATTCCGTTGATGTCGAGCTTCTTCTCGGCAAGGATGGGGGCCCCGTCGTCTATGGGTTCTCCCCGGCCGTTGAATACCCGGCCCAGCATATCCCTGCCGACGGGAAGGGTGAGCACCTTTCCGAGGAAAAGCAGTTTCGTGCTCTTGATGTCTATGCCGTCTGTTCCTTCAAAAACCTGGACGAGTGCCTTGTCGGACGTGATTTCCAGAACCCTGCCCCGTCTGCGTTCTCCGGAGGCCAGCTCAATTTCGACAAGTTCGTCGTACCGTACATTCTGCGTTTTTTCCACCATGAGAAGGGGACCGGAAAGTTCGCTGATGGTCCCATATTCCTTAGGCAGCATCGCTTTCACCTCCCACGGGAATGACGCTGTTGATTTCCTTCCGGATCGTCTCTTCCAGTTCGTCTATCCTGCCGATGTCCTTCTCCTCAAGATACCGCATTCTGGCGATGGACTCCCTGACCGGAAGGTTGAAGACCTCGTTCATGGACGCTCCCTTTTTCAGGGCTTCCATTCCCTGATGGTGGAAGTTGATAATCGTCTTCAGCATCTTGAACTGTTTTTCCATGGAGGCATAGGTGTCGACTTCATGGAAGGCGTTCTGGTGAAGGAAGTCTTCCCTCAGGGATTTTGCTGTTTCGAGGACCATGCGCTCTTCCTTGGAGAGAGCATCGATACCGACGAGACGGACGATTTCCCGGAGCTTGTCCTCTTCCTCGAGAAGGGTCATTCCTTCTACACGGAGGCTGCTCCACTCGTCATCGAACTTGGCATCCCAGAATTCATCGAGTTTTTCCGTATAAAGGGAATAGCTCAGCAGCCAGTTGATCGCCGGGAAATGCCTCTGGTAGGCAAGATTTGCATCAAGGCCCCAGAAAACCTTGGTAACCCGGAGAGTATTCTGGCTGACAGGTTCCGAAAGGTCGCCGCCCGGAGGGGAGACCGCACCGATGGCCGTGACGGAGCCTTCCCGTCCCTGGCTGCCCAACACCACTGCCCGGCCTGCCCTTTCATAGAAGGATGCGAGCCTTGTTCCGAGGTAGGCCGGATAACCTTCCTCGCCGGGCATTTCTTCGAGACGGCCCGACATTTCGCGGAGAGCCTCAGCCCACCTGCTTGTGGAATCTGCCATGAGGGCGACGGAGTATCCCATGTCCCTGTAGTACTCCGCCATGGTGATGGCCGTGTAGATGCTGGCTTCCCGCGCTGCCACGGGCATATTGGAGGTATTGGCGATGAGGACGGTCCGCTTCATGAGCGGCTGTCCGGATCTCGGATCTTCAAGTTCAGGAAACTCGAGAAGCACGTCGGTCATCTCGTTTCCCCGTTCTCCGCATCCCACGTACACCACTATTTCTGCCTCTGCCCACTTCGCGAGCTGGTGCTGGATAACCGTCTTTCCCGATCCAAAGGGGCCGGGTACGCAGGCGGTTCCTCCCATGGCGATGGGGAAGAATGCGTCCACCACTCTCTGTCCGGTGGTGAGAGGAATGACGGGGGGCAGCCGCTTTGCAACAGGGCGAGCTTTCCGTACCGGCCACCGCTGGAGCATGGCGATGTTCTTCTTTTCGCCGTCCTTCTCCACCACTGCAATGGTTTCTTCCACCGTGAAACTGCCTTCCCTGATTTTTGTGACTTTGCCGGAAACTCCGACCGGCACCATCACCCTGTGCTCTACAAGGACTGTCTCCTGCACGACACCGAGCACATCGCCCTCCGCCACGAAGTCGCCTTCCTTGGCCTTCGGCGTGAACTGCCACTTGGTGTTCCTGTCGATGGCAGGGACGTCAATCCCTCTCGAGATGAAATGGCTTTTCGCCACTTCTTCGATGAGGTTCAGGGGACGCTGAACTCCGTCGTAAAACTGCTCCATGAGGCCGGGGCCGAGCTCGACGCTCAGAGGTGCGCCCGTACTGACTACAGGCTCTCCGGGCATAAGACCGGATGTTTCCTCGTAGGCCTGGATGGAGGCCGTGTCCCCCTTCAGTTCGATTATTTCTCCAACGAGACCAATGTCGCCGATCCGAACCACGTCAAACATGCTGGCACCGAGCATTCCCTTCGCCACCACAAGCGGTCCGGAAATCTTTTCTATGGTCCCCCGTATTGTTTTTTCAGTGGCCACAGTCTATCGCCTCCAGACGAACCGTATTCTGCATTATTTCACTGCAAAGATGTCCATGCCGACCGCACGTTCCACGCTGCTCCGTATGGACTCGAGGCCTATCCCCTGGCTTCCCCTGAGACCGGGAATGGGGATGAAGCTTGTTTCGTAGTCGCTGTTCAGGTCGGCTATGAACTGTGAAGATGCTACATAGCAACTCTCCTGAACGAAGACGACGGCGTACTTTTCGCGGGCCAGTCCGAGGAGGGTTTCTTCCACGGCCGAAGGCGTGTTGTCCTTTATGATAAAGGGACGAACCCCCACCGCCTGGAAAGGAAGAACCGTCTCGTATTCTCCGACTGCTGCCATGGGATGTCCTGTGTTTTTACCCGACATGACGGAACAACCCCCTTGCCAGCGTCCTGTCCGTATCGTTGGAAACGGAAACCAGCGCTATCCGTATATTTTTTGCTTCCAGTTCCTTCTTCCACAGGAAGGAAATGACGTTCTCCGGGGCGAAAGCCTGGTATTTGGAGCTTTCGACAATGGCCGCGGTATACTCGTCGAGCACCTTTTCCATCTCGACGACAAGAGAATTGAGATCATTGGCGTCCTGAACGTGAGAAAACGTCTTCGACACATCGGAGAAAGAAAGAATTCTTCCCCAGCCCTCCACCGGTTCGGCGTAGAGAGAGAGAAGCTTTTCCCTGGAAATAAGGCCCCCGTCGTGAAGAAATCCGGCGGCGGAACCCGTTTCCATATCCATTCTTTTCATTCTGAGAAGGTTCCGGACGTTTTCCGCGTCGATTTTGCCCCTCACCCACAGCGAAGCCGCTTCTATACCTGTTGCAGACGCTGTTTTTCTCATGGCTGCGAAAAGGCCTTCGTCAAGGAGCTTCTCCACTTCGAGAATGTCTTTCGTCTGCTCCCAGACCGAGAAGCAATGGGGAACCAGCAAATGAAGACCGAAGGGCAGCAGGCGGAAATCTTCGCTTTCCATGGCCATGATAAGGTCATCCGAGGGAATATTCCCGAGGGAGGTCAGAAGGTCGAACCGTCGTTCTCCTCCTTCACGGACCAGAAGAGCGCTTTTCAAAAGAACTTTTACATTGTGAAAATCATAGGGCAGACGGCACAGATGAACCAGAGCGGGATCCGGAACGAATTTCTGCACTTCCCCGTAAACATGGAGAAGTTCCGCTTCGATGGCCCTGTCAAATTCGCCGTTTCCCTTCAGCTCCATCAGCCAGCTTGAATAGACCGTTTCACCGAGGACTTTCAGCGCCGAGTCGAGGTCTTCGCTTTCCAGGATACGCTGCAGAAGAGCCTCTTCAAGAAGGCGTCCGGACATTGCCCGGAGCCGCGCAACCGCATACCCGTACCGCTCTGCCGGAGCCATGGAGCATCACCTCCGGTTAGGCTGAAAACAGCCGTTTGACAACGTCTGCCTCAATATCGTCCCGAACCCAGCGGGTGAGCATATCCCATGAGCAGTTCGTCTCGATTTGGCCCTTTTTCAGGATGAATCCGCCGGACATCGGGCGCTTCTCTTCGTCCAGAACGAATTTCTTCCCGTGTTTTTCATTGAACCCTGCAAGCCATTCCTGGGTGATATGCTTCTCCTTGCCTGATACGATCACGGCTTCGTCTCCTGTTTCCGTCGCTTTCAGGAGAAGGTGGCCTGCCAGGGCGAGGTATTTCTCCCCCGGAAGGGCGGCAAGCTGGGCAAGTGCCTGTGAAAATGCGTCCGAAATGGCCGTCTGTTTCACGCCGAGTTCGATCTTCTTCACGTCGAGTCCTGCCACAATCTCTCTTCTTCTGAGGATTTCCGGCTGTTCTTTCCGGAATCTGTCGCCGTAGGTTTCTTCGATTTTCCTGATCTCGCCGTCGGCTTCCTTGTTGATAGACTCCACTACGGAGCGGGCTTTTTCGAGAATCTTTCCCGCTTCCTCCTGTGCGTCCGCGTCTATTTTTTTCTTGATTTCCGCCAAGGACATGGATTTAACCTCCTTGACAGGCTTAGAGCTTGATTCCGTTGAGGAGAATGATGCTCATCAGGAGAGAAAGAACGGCGTAGGTTTCGACCATTGCAGGGAGAATGACGGCTTTTCCTGTCTCCTCAGGGCGTTTTGCGATCATCTGAATGCATGCGGCCGAGGTTTTTCCCTGGGCGATAGCAGAATAATAGCCACCGACAGCAATAGGGAGACAGGCAAAAAAGACGGCGAGTCCCTGCCATACATTGACGGAGATTTCATCTCCTCCGCCGAGGAGGCCGACTTTGAGAATTGCGAAGAAAGCGATAAGAAGTCCGTAAATTCCCTGAGTTCCCGGAAGAGCCTGAAGAAGGAGGACAAGGCCGAACTTCCCCGGGTCTTCAGTCATGACACCGGCTCCGGATTCTCCGGCGATGCCGACTCCGATAGCGGATCCGGCTCCTGCCCACCCTGCGGCCATAGCTGCTCCAAGTATTGCCAATGCGATTCCAAGAAGATCCATAGTATTGACACGCTCCTTTCAAGCTATTGAAATTATTCGACAGGGTCTTTCTTTATGGAAACGAAACTGGTGTTGTACGTCAGGGGAGCGAAAATCCTTCCTCCGCCTGTGTAGAATTTGCTGAAAAACTCTACGTACTGAAGCCTCAGGGAGTGGACGAAAGCCCCGAGTACATTCACCGCGATGCTGAAAATGTGTCCTCCCACAATCAGAAGAAGGGCAAGAACCCAGCCGATAAACGGAACGTTTCCGGCAAGCCCCGCCAGCATGTTGATGATGACCCCCACTGCCGATGTGGCGAGCCCCAGCGCGAGAAGCCTGCTGTAGCTGAGAACGTCGCCGAGGTACGACGTGACACCGTAGAGGCTCAGCAGTCCCGAGACTGCCTTTGAGACGAACCCTGTCTTTTCCCTTCCCTGAGTTGCTATGAGAACAACCGCTCCCGCGATAGCAAGAGTCTTTGCGAGGGACGCGGTGTCAGCGGACAGAAAGCCGCCGGCGGTTCCTCCCCAGAGAAGCAGGCCGACAAGAAAGACTATCCAGCCGCCGGTGTCCGCGAAAGCACCCATGTAGTTTTTCTTGCGGAGCGCGTCGTAGAACGCGATCCCAAGGCCGAACATGAGCTGGACGATTCCGAGGGCGAGGGAAAGGGCTAGAAACACCATGGGGTTTTCCATGGGGTTGAGGACGACCGGGGCATTTTTCAAAGGACGGAGGAAGGAGAAAATGCCGAAAGCATCCACCAGGTCACCGAACCAGCTGCCCGTAAGCGCTCCTACAACCACCGTGGAAACACCGGAAAGAACGAAAAGTTTGAAAAACTCCCTGAAACCGGTGGGCATTCTCTGGAATTTTCTGAGGAACCAGGTGAAGAACCCGATCATGATCAGCCCGTATCCTGCATCGCCGAGGCACATCCCGAAGAAAACAAAGAAAAAGGGAGCGAGAAGCAGAGTGGGATCGATTTCTCCGTATTTAGGAGCTCCGTAGAGCCGTGTGAGGTTTTCGAAAGGGAGACACCAAAACGGGTTGACAATGCGGGACGGAACGCTGTCCTCCGGACCCGGTTCCGAGATAACGAGCTCAATGGAGGAATCAAAGGAAGCAATCGCTTTTTTCACATCAGGAAGATCGGAATCCGGGATCCATCCGCGGAGCATGACAACCTGATCTGTTGCGTTTCCTGAAGCAAGGGCCGCGTATCTGTCCCGAAGCACGGAATAATAATCGCTCAGGGCACGGATTGTGGGTACCCATCGGGCAGCTGCCCCTGCGGCCTTCTCCAGTATCTCCTTTTCCTCCGCTGCAAGGACGTTTCTTCTGTCGCCGATAAGGGCAAGCTCCTCAGAAACGCCGGATTGAAGCGCAGGTGGAATTTCCATTCGGTTGAACGAGTGCCGGGCGTTGAGTTCCATGGCTTTCTGGGAAAATGCTCCGTCAAAAAAGAGAGCCACGATCCGGTCTTTTTCTTTCTCCGCCCCCGGAGCGACATAGACTTCTCCCATGGTGCCGAGAAGGGATTCCGCTCCCCGTTTCCAGGGTTCCACCTGATCTGCAGGCATGGTCCCGAGGAGACCCCTGACGTGTTCTGTGCCTGAGGAGAGAAGTTCAAGCGGGTATGGGAAATCCTTCAGGGAGAGAAGGAGCGATTCTGTTGAATCCAGCTGTGAAGACTCGGAACGGATTTCCATGAGCCTCCGCTCGAGTCCGCGGATCTCTTCGGCAAGGGAAGGAAGATCTGTCCGGGAATCCAGCTCCCTGGTCTGCCGGAGCGAAAACTCCTCTTTCTCCCCCATAGCGCGGGCCATTCCGGACACTGGATCAATGAAATGGGGTTCCAGAAAGCGGAGAAGAAACCGTGTTTCTCCAAGAAGAAAATCCACCCTGGAAAAATCTGGATGGGTAATGACCGGTCCTTCCGATCCATCTTCCGAGCTGAAGGGAATTACCTCGAACGATCCGGTATTTTGAAGGGCAGACAAAACCCCATCCACGTCGGATTTGTGGATGTAAAACTCGGCTTTTACAATTTTAGCCACGGCCATATCGAGAAATCACCTCTTCCGCAATCCATTTCGCCGTGCTCGGGACTTCTTTTCCGAACTGCTGAGCGAGGGTTTCCGCGTTTTTTCTTCCGGCTTCAACGGTTTTTTGTGCTTTTTCTTCAGCTTCTTTTTCCACCGAGGCTATTTTTTCCTTATACTGGCGGAAAGCCTTCTGCTTGGCTTCTTTTACCCTGCGTTCGGCTTCGGTTTTCACTTCGTTGACCATGCGGGCTGCCCCGTTCTTTGCTTCCTTGACGGTTTCCCTGGAACGGGCTTCGACTTCCTTGATCTCCTCAGCCAGATTCACTGCCATACGTGCCACCTCCTTCCGAAAAAAAGTTTGTTCCATGGACAATGTCTCAACATAAAAACATAGAGTATTTTATTACTACATAAAATTCGTGTCAAACTTAACAATATGTCCAGAGCATAGGGGAATTGTCGAAAAATATTTGTTCTATTAGGCGGAACAAAGTGGGGAAAATAAAGGGCAGAAAAAAATGGAGCGGACAACGGGATTCGAACCCGCGACCCTTAGCTTGGGAAGCTAATGCTCTACCAGCTGAGCTATGTCCGCCCTTGTGTCAGACGAAGGATATTATATCTGCCACTTTTTCTTTTGGCAAGACTGATGGAATCTTTTTTTATCCCCCTATCGCCTGTGAACCCAATTTTCGCCCTTTCCAGCCCCGGCGGACACCCCTCCGGGGGAAAAGCGAACCGCCGTTTCCACGTGAACCGTATGGGGAAACATGTCGAAACACTTGATTTCCACCGGGCTGTATCCTTCCTGGCGGAAAATGGAGGCGTCCCGGGCGAGGGTCGCCGGGTTGCAGGAAATGTAGACGATGTCTCGGGGTGCCATGTCCAGAATGGAACGGACCGCCTCACGGCTGCACCCTGTCCTGGGGGGATCGACAACTACCGTATCGAAATCCCCCGAAAGGGAACGGATGTTGTCTTCAACCGGTCCCGGAAGGATCTTAATCTTTCCTGACATGCCGTTGGCTTCCACGTTTTCCTTCATTCTCTCCACTGACGGCAGCCACTCCTCCACAGCCGTCACCGAAGAGGCGTCCCTCGCAAGGAAGCAGGTAAGGGTGCCGATACCGCTGTAGAGTTCGAGCACTTTCCCCGAACCTCCGGCTCCGGCCATCTGCGCTGCAGTTTCGTAGAGCCTGGCGGCCTGCTCGGAATTGACCTGAAAAAAGGCGGTAGAATCGAACCTGAACCTGAAGGGGGAGAGTTCTTCCTCGATCAGTCCGTCACCGAAAAGTGTTTCTGTTGATTCGCCGACGATGACGTTGCTCCTGGAAAAATTGTAGTTCAACGTCACGGTCCGAAGGTTCGGGCATTGGGACCTCAGAAGGGGAACGAGCCGGTGTTCGGCACGTTCATGTTCGGCTTTAGAGAGCCTCCGGGCTGCGACGAGCGAGATGAGGACGTTGCCTGTACCGGTGCCGCATCTCAGAATAAGATGGCGGAACAGCCCCTTTCCGCTCTTTTCGTCGTAGGGAGGAAAGCCAAGGCTTGAAAGAATTCCGGAAACCGTTCCCGGCAGATCTCCTATTTCCTTCGCGAGTATGGGGCACGAAGTGACAGGAACAATGTCATGGCTTCTTCTCGCATAATACCCCGCTGCCGTTTTCCCACCTGCGTTTCCTATGGGAAGAGAGCCTTTGTTGCGATAATTTTGCTCCCTGGGACTCGGCTCACAGGAGGGGATATCGGGAAAAGTCCCCCGGTAAATCCTTTCAAAGGCATCCCTGACAATATCCCTCTTCAAACTGCACTGGAGGGAATACTCTGCGTGCTGGAGCTGGCATCCTCCGCACCGTTCATAGAGAGGACAGAAAGGAGTGCTCCTGCCCGGGTGAGGAAGAAGTATTTCTTCCGGTTCCGCTATGGCGTACTCTCTTTTTTTTCTGATGATCCTTCCCCTGATTTCTTCTCCGGGGAGAGCCCCGGGAACAAACACCACAAGCCCTTCGGAAGTGCGTGCGATACAGCTTCCGTCGCTGCTGATCTTTTCAGTGCGCAGCACAACCCTTTCTCCCTGCTTCACTGCCATGCCCCCCAATCCCGTGTGCCAAAAAACAGAAGGCAA is a window of Aminivibrio pyruvatiphilus DNA encoding:
- a CDS encoding V-type ATP synthase subunit D, which codes for MARLNVNPNRMELSRLKKRLVVAKRGHKLLKDKQDALIKAFLERAREGKVLREELEGELAECYKSFLLARAQTLPAMLEQALMISGAKCNLQVGRQNVMSVLVPVYTVEQGGSPVNYGLATSLGSLDVALERFAALIPRLIALAAKEKAINLMAVEIEKTRRRVNALEHVLIPSFVETIRYITMKLDEQERSTLSRLMKIKEIVRSH
- a CDS encoding V-type ATP synthase subunit B, yielding MLPKEYGTISELSGPLLMVEKTQNVRYDELVEIELASGERRRGRVLEITSDKALVQVFEGTDGIDIKSTKLLFLGKVLTLPVGRDMLGRVFNGRGEPIDDGAPILAEKKLDINGMPMNPFSRDFPSEFIQTGISTIDGMNPMVRGQKLPIFSGSGLPHNRMAAQIARQATVISGHEDFAVVFAAMGITFEEASFFMEDFRKTGAIQRTVMFVNLADDPAIERITTPRIALTAAEYLAFEHDMHVVVILTDLTNYCEALREISAARKEVPGRRGYPGYLYTDLATMYERAGRLKGKNGSITQIPILTMPEDDKTHPIPDLTGYITEGQIILSRTLHRKGIYPPVDVMPSLSRLKDKGIGKGKTREDHADLMNQLFAAYARGKEAKELAVILGEGALSEEDKAFAKFADMFEDQYVRQGEYQNRTYEETLELGWDLLTVIPVKELKRVRDAYIEKYLSPRLNNGERAEAVPGKV
- a CDS encoding V-type ATP synthase subunit A encodes the protein MATEKTIRGTIEKISGPLVVAKGMLGASMFDVVRIGDIGLVGEIIELKGDTASIQAYEETSGLMPGEPVVSTGAPLSVELGPGLMEQFYDGVQRPLNLIEEVAKSHFISRGIDVPAIDRNTKWQFTPKAKEGDFVAEGDVLGVVQETVLVEHRVMVPVGVSGKVTKIREGSFTVEETIAVVEKDGEKKNIAMLQRWPVRKARPVAKRLPPVIPLTTGQRVVDAFFPIAMGGTACVPGPFGSGKTVIQHQLAKWAEAEIVVYVGCGERGNEMTDVLLEFPELEDPRSGQPLMKRTVLIANTSNMPVAAREASIYTAITMAEYYRDMGYSVALMADSTSRWAEALREMSGRLEEMPGEEGYPAYLGTRLASFYERAGRAVVLGSQGREGSVTAIGAVSPPGGDLSEPVSQNTLRVTKVFWGLDANLAYQRHFPAINWLLSYSLYTEKLDEFWDAKFDDEWSSLRVEGMTLLEEEDKLREIVRLVGIDALSKEERMVLETAKSLREDFLHQNAFHEVDTYASMEKQFKMLKTIINFHHQGMEALKKGASMNEVFNLPVRESIARMRYLEEKDIGRIDELEETIRKEINSVIPVGGESDAA
- a CDS encoding V-type ATP synthase subunit F, giving the protein MSGKNTGHPMAAVGEYETVLPFQAVGVRPFIIKDNTPSAVEETLLGLAREKYAVVFVQESCYVASSQFIADLNSDYETSFIPIPGLRGSQGIGLESIRSSVERAVGMDIFAVK
- a CDS encoding V-type ATPase subunit; translation: MAPAERYGYAVARLRAMSGRLLEEALLQRILESEDLDSALKVLGETVYSSWLMELKGNGEFDRAIEAELLHVYGEVQKFVPDPALVHLCRLPYDFHNVKVLLKSALLVREGGERRFDLLTSLGNIPSDDLIMAMESEDFRLLPFGLHLLVPHCFSVWEQTKDILEVEKLLDEGLFAAMRKTASATGIEAASLWVRGKIDAENVRNLLRMKRMDMETGSAAGFLHDGGLISREKLLSLYAEPVEGWGRILSFSDVSKTFSHVQDANDLNSLVVEMEKVLDEYTAAIVESSKYQAFAPENVISFLWKKELEAKNIRIALVSVSNDTDRTLARGLFRHVG
- a CDS encoding V-type ATP synthase subunit E, translating into MSLAEIKKKIDADAQEEAGKILEKARSVVESINKEADGEIRKIEETYGDRFRKEQPEILRRREIVAGLDVKKIELGVKQTAISDAFSQALAQLAALPGEKYLALAGHLLLKATETGDEAVIVSGKEKHITQEWLAGFNEKHGKKFVLDEEKRPMSGGFILKKGQIETNCSWDMLTRWVRDDIEADVVKRLFSA
- a CDS encoding V-type ATP synthase subunit K, producing MDLLGIALAILGAAMAAGWAGAGSAIGVGIAGESGAGVMTEDPGKFGLVLLLQALPGTQGIYGLLIAFFAILKVGLLGGGDEISVNVWQGLAVFFACLPIAVGGYYSAIAQGKTSAACIQMIAKRPEETGKAVILPAMVETYAVLSLLMSIILLNGIKL
- a CDS encoding V-type ATP synthase subunit I — protein: MDFLLGETRFLLRFLEPHFIDPVSGMARAMGEKEEFSLRQTRELDSRTDLPSLAEEIRGLERRLMEIRSESSQLDSTESLLLSLKDFPYPLELLSSGTEHVRGLLGTMPADQVEPWKRGAESLLGTMGEVYVAPGAEKEKDRIVALFFDGAFSQKAMELNARHSFNRMEIPPALQSGVSEELALIGDRRNVLAAEEKEILEKAAGAAARWVPTIRALSDYYSVLRDRYAALASGNATDQVVMLRGWIPDSDLPDVKKAIASFDSSIELVISEPGPEDSVPSRIVNPFWCLPFENLTRLYGAPKYGEIDPTLLLAPFFFVFFGMCLGDAGYGLIMIGFFTWFLRKFQRMPTGFREFFKLFVLSGVSTVVVGALTGSWFGDLVDAFGIFSFLRPLKNAPVVLNPMENPMVFLALSLALGIVQLMFGLGIAFYDALRKKNYMGAFADTGGWIVFLVGLLLWGGTAGGFLSADTASLAKTLAIAGAVVLIATQGREKTGFVSKAVSGLLSLYGVTSYLGDVLSYSRLLALGLATSAVGVIINMLAGLAGNVPFIGWVLALLLIVGGHIFSIAVNVLGAFVHSLRLQYVEFFSKFYTGGGRIFAPLTYNTSFVSIKKDPVE
- a CDS encoding cell envelope biogenesis protein TolA, whose translation is MAVNLAEEIKEVEARSRETVKEAKNGAARMVNEVKTEAERRVKEAKQKAFRQYKEKIASVEKEAEEKAQKTVEAGRKNAETLAQQFGKEVPSTAKWIAEEVISRYGRG
- the rlmD gene encoding 23S rRNA (uracil(1939)-C(5))-methyltransferase RlmD, with amino-acid sequence MKQGERVVLRTEKISSDGSCIARTSEGLVVFVPGALPGEEIRGRIIRKKREYAIAEPEEILLPHPGRSTPFCPLYERCGGCQLQHAEYSLQCSLKRDIVRDAFERIYRGTFPDIPSCEPSPREQNYRNKGSLPIGNAGGKTAAGYYARRSHDIVPVTSCPILAKEIGDLPGTVSGILSSLGFPPYDEKSGKGLFRHLILRCGTGTGNVLISLVAARRLSKAEHERAEHRLVPLLRSQCPNLRTVTLNYNFSRSNVIVGESTETLFGDGLIEEELSPFRFRFDSTAFFQVNSEQAARLYETAAQMAGAGGSGKVLELYSGIGTLTCFLARDASSVTAVEEWLPSVERMKENVEANGMSGKIKILPGPVEDNIRSLSGDFDTVVVDPPRTGCSREAVRSILDMAPRDIVYISCNPATLARDASIFRQEGYSPVEIKCFDMFPHTVHVETAVRFSPGGVSAGAGKGENWVHRR